The proteins below are encoded in one region of Planctopirus limnophila DSM 3776:
- a CDS encoding sugar phosphate isomerase/epimerase family protein, with protein MFVAISSRCFSDVSFAEACSQIADLHYDKLELWMDDASEHLKSSYVAENPERFVKQYREATRLTPVAISLEQDLPPGPFESICKLAKILKITQITIPAGALGTPFNEEIDRLRSRQAIASTSGIRLSLKMKTSTLTEDPRTAVELCQSVQGLGITLDPSAVICGPFSNQSIDPVFPYTYHTHLRDTSPTQLQIPVGLGEVDYNRIISQLQRCNYTRALSVEMYPELITDSDRSLELRKMRMLLESLL; from the coding sequence ATGTTCGTTGCAATTTCTTCTCGATGTTTTTCGGATGTTTCGTTCGCAGAAGCCTGCTCGCAGATCGCAGATCTGCATTACGACAAGCTCGAATTGTGGATGGACGACGCCTCGGAACATTTGAAGTCGTCTTATGTGGCCGAAAATCCCGAGCGATTCGTCAAGCAGTATCGGGAAGCGACCCGGTTGACACCTGTGGCGATCAGCCTCGAGCAAGATCTTCCGCCCGGCCCATTTGAATCCATTTGTAAACTGGCCAAGATCCTCAAGATCACCCAGATCACGATTCCAGCGGGTGCTTTGGGTACACCTTTTAATGAAGAGATTGATCGCCTGCGTAGTCGCCAGGCGATTGCCAGCACCTCGGGAATTCGTCTCTCCTTAAAGATGAAGACTTCGACACTGACAGAAGATCCACGAACGGCTGTCGAGCTTTGTCAGTCAGTTCAAGGATTGGGGATTACTCTCGATCCGAGTGCCGTCATCTGTGGGCCATTCTCGAATCAATCGATTGATCCCGTCTTTCCTTACACTTATCACACGCATTTGAGGGATACCTCTCCCACACAATTGCAGATTCCCGTCGGTCTGGGGGAAGTCGATTACAACCGGATCATCAGTCAGTTGCAGCGCTGCAACTACACGAGGGCTCTTTCCGTCGAGATGTATCCGGAATTGATTACCGATTCAGATCGTTCGCTGGAACTCCGGAAGATGCGCATGCTGCTGGAAAGCCTGCTCTAA